The following are encoded together in the Bombus affinis isolate iyBomAffi1 chromosome 6, iyBomAffi1.2, whole genome shotgun sequence genome:
- the LOC126918075 gene encoding E3 ubiquitin-protein ligase hyd isoform X1: MTSIHFVVHPLPGTDDQLNDRLKEVAEKINRYGFVTLPAFSGLKVAVKHIVVGPTHIALLTEDHKICRVAFTVLSDRLDLSKNEPNRNTNKNHVDNSNSAPNGGTSSGSGSRAGMSRSRARIMRGSSAIRGGGSNGGSSSGGRIGPPGVIMGGGSGSSSRPIASVPAPFVPEDLITQAQVVLQGKSRNLIIRELQRTNLDVNLAVNNLLSRDDEEGDDAEDAADTYVPEDLISLLDGGFSNEHSVIIDADSMFPEDMFGYTGMRNRGSSSRRIGNDREGERTSERDRDRDNFSKWRDRQYCGPRRWLESALKDSWDKDSDNKKKELAAQSPLWISEELEWWHERSSDLAPRFVQIASLYSELIAVSAGGQLYQWKWSESEPYKHTENPNIHHPKAPWLAVTTEKIVNISATAIRCSISTESGKVATWLDELVGHVASRLEHPAQTFTEFTLDKIVSLHTCALYTVAKLESGALYWWGVLPFAQRKKLWEKYKAKSRKHRSSTVSSNDISYGAHVCMKNSPIYHPGAIGFTIANGVPKVGQLLGAAWNLDSTYRFKILPAGTHLPNVNIEKRETNGNNGTSNINKTNHKETTDRLDMPPPPSPASSTCSDTGSITTSHKRQKRAAPRSEGESERKDEEEWQLKDVVFVEDVKTVPIGKVIKVDGCYVAVKFFSKDAKEKEIKEKDFSTSDFKDLTTEELIKLLADCRLLRKDEIQVIKSSMNPRAPDCFQRTPRRVNIVEGSNDSILSIATDGQGIHAIVKSANKLSYVVYNLSTGRYVQDCYIPSDVSSFLGLQPQNISLTSSGENIECSMILRDGNNTIYPLAKDCADAIRDPNWLDLVPVLCIGASTIPIPTCSNSTNMKNQVAVIALVFDNLLLMPRILRCDYESIKQVFCNLEQDHKNNATQIQSILMERCDGNRNILHACISMCSPTSNKENDQGIERELVSNTVDGPSAPIEEPIPTLSWPPEAFDNTSGEEDSLLSIGTASISMMNKSGKSVGATSNNTYIIDSVERRNNALLILKYMCESSVLAPHLKELLTAKDIQGQTPLMLAVSVRAYHAALILLDIIQRVGRDQKECSAMILPADANPDLSPLFVTCCNDTCSFTWTGTQHIDQDIFECKTCGLIGSLCCCTECARVCHRGHDCRIKITSPTAYCDCWEKCKCRALIAGHQGARYELLCRLVVNTDLVTKINSRGESILLFLVQTVGRQLIEQRQYRSALRQRSASASRKGPSSDGLDTYVPDMPDHDLEPPRFNRKALERLLDDWPAVQCMIMSGVSAHGNEQLFGDQGQLCRQSGTALLDKFTHSLLFKCSAEMLDTLLTTLIRELQNDTISGRQEEANNVARRFVRSVARIFVIFTIEMAPNTTKRRNTSQALQPLMKCRKVFQALIKLAVEELCETADSLIAPVRLGVARPTAPFTLTSSAMEVINGSEELFSIEPLIPHSGVSSQTLDATLQTQQGNNNITIARDVSAMDEAETGEEVPMDVDGDISEHEESGVSGTVAGQPLGEIDSNGGGVGEEQAGDGESDTELDLLAEAETESDSDDNHSNQDAASAQRSVQTGATAGSDGGMGSILLFPEDESGESSQQEDDESEAGETDEQDNEDFQIGDDQLERRSGSSGHLHRNNLAPVSMQWAIRNRDSSMRTAGLRVTGGSNLVFIDSTSLRRTTATSAVAAAQEPIIMGTSTTCLARAFGIVIRQIADLLVMMQDYKTLAPSLPRLMEITYQDALNLQMYLEGHLKPTWDWLLTVMDATEAQLRFGVSLTRSADPTHPEHPLNNASSLSGGNFSGLLNTAALSLTLQSNTGRNQRSGIATSSNISTPQASTRLTVGFAGVGEPSRNSREREGGDVYLARREFLSYCLSLMRAHNAEHRDSLPVLDVSALRHVAYVFDALVYYMRSPLSEPMSSRGETPKESSNYSSWNDQDENDNDEGEEYSSPVPTALETDSVDYPDLLQVPSCGSGNNSNSTPKGRKHPFLQRSDSTLCLGCPPLDPFDTVMSEALPLADQPHLLQPHSKREDLFGIPRQPATSAGPNQNPLEGLPTRLSLSARGADNQNIPTPTFSQIIQRSAFASSDARRSSVTIGDSTSTKHTEKAKSFNHTFAAEQIDRAPIIVSTNNQSDQASGSTKTNKDICKTNRSVIVRAGTVSESSLNKAGASEMMSTANEAIQNVTEEMDTSGSNQDASMTHETIETNPVSSIGSNISHNILLGRWSLSLDLFGRVFMEDVGLEAGSVVSELGGFQVKEAKFRRDMEKLRNAQQRDINLLKVERDRTQLLVQTMKELNTHYNLYNRRATNAPPLAVHRVKVTFKDEPGEGTGVTRSFYTAIAEALLANEKLPNLEAAQVGSKYTQYNVLRKLKSRDRDHDLRRQNPRSSGKCRETRRALSFEARVFHPSSSVEGSSNSGAGSSSSNSHPLPVSHPNNDHLTMHQQQLGDRLYPKVYALQPALAAKITGMLLELSPAQLLMLLASEDALRQKVEEAFELIRSHSQESAREALLDLDVFSLIARCGANKKKIENSILDDTEDNAPLFYSPGKRGFYTPRQGRASYERLNAFRNVGRLIGLCLLQNELCPIFLNRHVIKYILGRPIRFHDLAFFDSVIYESLRQLVIDSETKDSNSLFSALDLTFSIDLCPEEGGGSIELISNGRDIEVTASNVYDYVRKYAEVRMIKVQEKALHAMREGVFDVLPEGALDGLTSEDLRLLLNGVGDINVSVLISYTSFNDESGEPADRLAKFKRWLWSIVEKMSHSERQDLVYFWTGSPALPASEDGFQPMPSVTLRPADDHLPTANTCISRLYLPLYSSRHILRHKLLLAIQTKNFGFV; this comes from the exons ATGACGTCGATACACTTTGTTGTACATCCCTTACCTGGAACAGATGATCAGTTAAACGATAG ATTGAAGGAAGTGGCAGAAAAAATCAACAGATACGGATTTGTAACATTACCAGCATTTAGTGGATTGAAGGTTGCAGTAAAACATATTGTGGTTGGCCCAACACACATTGCTCTTCTCACAGAAGACCATAAAATTTGTAGAGTTGCATTTACAGTATTATCAGATAGATTGGATTTAAGCAAAAATGAACCAAATCGAAA CACAAACAAAAACCATGTTGATAACTCCAATTCAGCACCAAATGGTGGTACTAGTAGTGGAAGTGGAAGCAGAGCAGGAATGTCCAGATCACGTGCACGAATCATGCGTGGGAGTTCTGCCATTCGTGGAGGTGGTAGTAATGGAGGAAGTAGCAGTGGAGGCAGGATAGGTCCTCCAGGTGTAATTATGGGTGGAGGAAGTGGTAGCAGTTCGCGTCCTATTGCATCTGTACCAGCTCCATTTGTACCAGAAGATCTTATTACACAGGCTCAAGTGGTATTACAGGGAAAAAGTCGCAATCTTATTATTAGAGAATTACAG CGTACAAATTTAGATGTAAACTTAGCAGTAAATAATTTACTGTCACGGGATGATGAGGAAGGTGATGACGCTGAAGATGCAGCAGATACCTACGTTCCGGAAGATCTCATTTCATTACTAGATGGTGGATTTAGCAATGAGCATTCTGTTATCATTGATGCAGATTCTATGTTTCCTGAAGACATGTTTGGATATACAGGAATGAGAAA CCGAGGTAGTTCTTCACGCAGAATAGGTAATGACAGAGAAGGTGAACGTACTTCTGAGCGGGATAGAGATCGAGATAATTTCAGTAAATGGAGAGATCGTCAATATTGCGGTCCAAGACGTTGGCTGGAATCGGCACTTAAAGATTCTTGGGACAAAGATTCTG ataataaaaagaaagagtTAGCTGCTCAAAGTCCATTATGGATATCAGAAGAATTAGAGTGGTGGCATGAACGTAGTAGTGATCTTGCCCCTCGTTTTGTACAAATCGCCTCGCTGTATAGTGAATTAATCGCTGTTTCTGCTGGGGGACAATTGTATCAATGGAAATGGTCGGAATCTGAACCATACAAACACACAGag AATCCAAATATACATCATCCGAAAGCTCCGTGGTTGGCAGTAACCACAGAAAAGATAGTTAATATATCTGCAACAGCTATACGATGTTCTATTAGTACTGAATCTGGCAAAGTAGCTACTTGGCTTGATGAACTTGTAGGTCATGTCGCTTCTCGTCTCGAACATCCAGCTCAAACTTTTACAGAATTTACATTGGACAAAATAGTATCCCTTCATACCTGTGCTTTGTATACGGTTGCTAAACTTGAAAGTGGTGCATTGTATTGGTG GGGTGTATTACCTTTTGCACAACGTAAAAAATTATGGGAAAAATATAAGGCTAAATCGCGCAAACATAGATCATCCACAGTTTCATCAAATGATATTAGTTATGGCGCACATGTTTGTATGAAAAATAGTCCTATATATCATCCTGGAGCAATAG GTTTTACCATTGCCAATGGAGTTCCAAAAGTAGGACAGTTATTAGGAGCAGCATGGAATTTAGATAGCACTTACAGATTTAAGATATTACCAGCTGGAACTCATTTGCCCAATGTTAATATAGAAAAACGAGAAACGAATGGAAACAACGGAACGAGTAATATTAATAAGACAAATCACAAAGAAACTACTGATCGCCTTGATATGCCTCCTCCACCCTCACCAGCTTCGAGCACATGTAGTGATACTGGCAGTATCACGACAAGTCATAAGAGACAAAAGCGAGCTGCACCTCGAAGTGAGGGAGAGTCAGAGCGAAAGGATGAAGAGGAATGGCAATTAAAGGATGTTGTTTTTGTAGAAGATGTAAAAACAGTTCCCATTGGTAAAGTTATAAAAGTTGACGGTTGTTATGTCGCTGTAAAATTCTTCTCGAAAGAtgcgaaggaaaaagaaattaaagaaaaagatttcaGTACTTCAGATTTTAAAGATTTAACAACTGAAGAGTTAATTAAATTGCTAGCTGATTGTAGATTGTTAAGGAAAGATGAAATACAAGTAATAAAATCATCCATGAATCCAAGAGCTCCAGACTGTTTCCAACGAACTCCCAGAAGAGTGAATATTGTTGAAGGATCAAATGATAGCATTTTGAGCATTGCTACTGACGGACAAGGAATCCATGCAATAGTAAAAAGTGCAAACAAATTAAGTTATGTTGTGTATAATTTAAGTACTGGAAGATATGTACAAGATTGTTATATTCCATCGGATGTATCATCATTCTTGGGTCTGCAGCCTCAAAATATCAGCCTGACAAGTTCCGGAGAGAATATAGAGTGTTCCATGATACTTAGagatggaaataatactatctATCCATTAGCAAAGGATTGTGCCGATGCTATCCGTGATCCAAATTGGTTGGATTTAGTTCCAGTTCTGTGCATTGGTGCTTCAACTATTCCCATACCAACTTGTTCAAATTCAACCAATATGAAAAATCAAGTTGCAGTTATTGCATTAGTATTTGATAATCTTTTATTAATGCCACGCATATTAAGGTGCGATTATGAGAGTATTAAGCAAGTATTTTGCAATTTGGAACAAGATCACAAAAACAATGCAACACAGATTCAATCAATATTAATGGAACGTTGCGATGGTAATCGCAATATTTTGCATGCTTGCATTAGTATGTGCTCACCAACCTCGAATAAAGAAAATGATCAAG GTATTGAACGTGAGTTAGTTTCAAACACTGTTGATGGTCCATCTGCACCTATTGAGGAACCAATTCCAACTTTAAGTTGGCCACCAGAAGCTTTTGATAATACGTCAGGAGAAGAAGACAGTTTGCTTAGCATTGGTACTGCCAGCATATCAATGATGAACAAATCAGGTAAAA GTGTCGGAGCAACATCAAATAACACCTACATCATAGACTCTgtggaaagaagaaataatgCATTACTTATATTAAAGTATATGTGTGAAAGTAGTGTGTTAGCACCTCACCTGAAAGAACTACTCACGGCAAA AGATATTCAAGGTCAGACACCATTAATGCTTGCTGTATCAGTTCGGGCATATCACGCAGCTCTTATTTTATTAGACATTATTCAAAGAGTTGGAAGAGATCAGAAAGAATGTTCGGCTATGATACTTCCTGCGGATGCTAATCCAGATTTATcaccgttattcgttacatgTTGCAACGATACATGCAGTTTCACATGGACTGGGACTCAACACATCGATCAAGATATTTTCGAATGCAAAACTTGCGGCTTGATTGGATCTTTGTGTTGCTGTACAGAATGTGCTCGCGTTTGTCACAGAGGACATGATTGCAGAATAAAGATAACATCCCCTACAGCTTATTGTGATTGCTGGGAAAAGTGCAAATGTCGAGCGCTCATTGCAGGCCATCAAGGTGCTCGTTACGAACTCCTTTGTCGTCTCGTAGTGAATACTGATCTTGTCACGAAGATAAACTCACG gGGGGAAAGTATTTTACTCTTCTTGGTTCAGACTGTTGGAAGACAATTGATCGAACAACGGCAGTACCGTTCTGCACTGCGGCAACGCTCAGCATCTGCAAGTCGAAAAGGGCCTTCCTCAGATG GATTAGATACTTATGTACCAGATATGCCGGATCACGATTTAGAACCTCCTCGCTTTAATCGAAAAGCGTTGGAAAGATTATTGGATGATTGGCCAGCTGTTCAATGTATGATTATGTCAGGAGTTTCTGCACATGGAAATGAACAGTTATTTGGAGATCAAGGCCAATTATGTCGTCAAAGCGGTACTGCTCTACTCGATAAATTTACTCACTCGCTATTATTTAAGTGTAGTGCAGAG ATGCTCGATACTCTTCTGACAACTCTAATACGAGAATTACAAAATGATACTATATCCGGACGACAAGAAGAAGCAAATAATGTTGCTCGCCGATTTGTTCGATCTGTGGCCCGAATATTTGTGATCTTCACAATAGAAATGGCACCGAATACGACAAAACGAAGAAA TACTAGCCAGGCATTGCAACCTCTAATGAAATGTCGTAAAGTGTTCCAAGCATTGATTAAATTAGCTGTTGaagaattatgtgaaactgctgATTCACTGATAGCACCCGTGAGATTAGGTGTTGCTCGCCCGACAGCACCATTTACATTGACGAGCTCAGCAATGGAAGTAATCAATGGCTCTGAAGAGTTGTTTTCTATCGAGCCACTAATACCTCATAGTGGTGTTAGTTCCCAAACTCTGGATGCTACTTTACAAACGCAAcaaggaaataataatattactatTGCCAGGGACGTTTCTGCTATGGATGAGGCAGAAACTGGTGAAG AAGTTCCTATGGACGTTGATGGCGACATTAGCGAACATGAAGAATCTGGGGTTTCTGGAACTGTCGCTGGTCAACCATTAGGTGAGATTGATAGTAATGGCGGAGGTGTAGGTGAGGAACAAGCAGGAGATGGCGAATCCGATACAGAGCTCGATCTTTTGGCGGAAGCGGAAACAGAGTCGGACTCCGATGACAATCACAGCAATCAAGATGCAGCGTCTGCGCAGCGTAGTGTACAAACTGGTGCTACAGCAGGCTCTGATGGTGGAATGGGATCTATCTTATTATTCCCGGAAGACGAATCTGGAGAATCAAGCCAGCAAGAAGATGATGAAAGTGAAGCAGGAGAAACTGATGAACAAGATAACGAAGATTTTCAGATTGGTGATGATCAATTGGAACGACGAAG TGGTTCATCTGGCCATTTACATCGTAATAATCTCGCGCCTGTTTCTATGCAATGGGCGATACGTAATCGCGACTCAAGTATGCGTACAGCTGGATTACGGGTAACAGGTGGCAGTAATCTGGTTTTTATTGACTCTACATCTTTAAGACGCACTACTGCAACATCTGCTGTTGCAGCTGCACAAGAACCTATAATTATGGGTACTAGTACTACTTGTTTGGCACGTGCATTTGGAATTGTTATTCGACAGATAGCTGATCTTTTGGTTATGATGCAAGATTATAAAACATTAGCGCCTTCTTTGCCGCGATTAATGGAAATTACTTATCAAGATGCGCTCAACCTGCAg ATGTATCTCGAGGGGCACTTGAAACCTACGTGGGATTGGCTGCTCACAGTTATGGATGCCACGGAGGCACAACTAAGATTTGGTGTGTCTCTGACACGTAGTGCGGATCCTACGCATCCAGAACATCCGCTGAACAATGCTTCATCTTTGTCTGGAGGCAATTTCTCTGGATTGTTGAATACAGCGGCTTTATCGTTAACATTGCAATCTAATACAGGTCGTAATCAACGCAGTGGTATCGCTACGAGCTCCAATATCTCCACTCCACAAGCTTCTACAAGACTCACCGTTGGTTTTGCAGGCGTTGGCGAACCTTCAAGAAACAGTAGAGAACGCGAAG GTGGCGATGTATACTTGGCAAGACGTGAATTTTTGTCTTATTGCCTGTCCTTAATGCGTGCTCATAATGCCGAACACAGGGATAGCTTGCCAGTATTAGATGTTTCTGCACTAAGACATGTAGCATACGTTTTCGATGCGTTAGTATATTATATGCGTTCGCCACTATCAGAACCAATGTCATCACGAGGAGAGACTCCAAAGGAATCATCAAATTATTCAAGTTGGAACGATCAG GATGAAAATGATAATGACGAGGGAGAAGAATATAGTTCTCCAGTTCCCACTGCATTGGAGACAGATTCCGTTGATTATCCTGATTTACTTCAGGTTCCTAGTTGCGGGTCAGGAAATAATAGTAACAGTACACCAAAAGGAAGAAAGCATCCCTTTTTACAAAGATCAGACTCCACCTTATGTCTTGGTTGCCCTCCCCTTGATCCCTTTGATACTGTCATGAGCGAGGCCTTACCATTAGCTGATCAACCACATCTATTGCAACCCCATTCAAAGCGAGAGGATCTCTTTGGTATACCAAGACAACCAGCAACAAGCGCAGGTCCTAATCAAAATCCGTTAGAGGGATTACCCACAAGACTTAGTCTGTCTGCACGTGGTGCTGATAATCAGAATATCCCCACACCGACATTTAGTCAAATTATTCAAAGATCTGCCTTTGCATCGTCAGATGCAAGACGTAGCTCTGTAACGATCGGAGATTCGACGTCTACAAAGCATACG GAAAAGGCAAAATCGTTCAATCACACATTTGCTGCGGAGCAAATTGATCGAGCTCCAATCATCGTTTCTACTAATAATCAAAGCGATCAAGCATCGGGAAGTACCAAAACCAATAAAGATATCTGTAAAACGAATAGAAGCGTTATTGTTAGAGCTGGAACTGTTTCg GAATCGAGTTTAAATAAAGCTGGTGCATCAGAAATGATGTCTACAGCAAATGAAGCAATACAGAATGTAACGGAGGAGATGGACACATCTGGTTCAAATCAAGATGCGTCTATGACTCATGAAACAATTGAAACAAATCCAGTCTCGTCTATTGGATCTAATATATCACATAACATTTTATTGGGTCGTTGGAGCTTGTCTCTTGATTTGTTTGGACGAGTTTTCATGGAGGATGTAGGATTAGAAGCTGGTTCAGTTGTATCCGAGTTAGGAGGTTTCCAAGTAAAAGAAGCGAAATTCCGTAGAGATATGGAGAAACTTCGGAATGCACAGCAAAGAGACATTAATCTGTTAAAA GTCGAACGGGATAGAACACAACTATTAGTGCAAACGATGAAGGAATTAAATACACATTACAATTTATATAATAGACGTGCCACTAATGCACCGCCGTTAGCCGTGCATCGTGTTAAAGTGACTTTCAAGGATGAACCTGGTGAAGGCACTGGAGTAACTAGAAGTTTTTATACCGCGATTGCCGAG GCATTGCTTGCAAATGAAAAACTGCCTAATCTCGAAGCAGCACAAGTGGGATCAAAATATACACAATATAATGTACTTCGGAAGCTAAAAAGTAGAGATCGTGATCATGATTTAAGACGACAA AATCCTCGATCTTCTGGAAAAtgtcgagagacgcgtagagcaTTGTCTTTTGAAGCTCGAGTTTTTCATCCATCCAGTTCTGTTGAAGGAAGCAGTAATTCTGGAGCTGGTAGTTCATCCTCCAATTCTCATCCGTTACCTGTTAGTCACCCAAATAATGATCACTTGACCATGCATCAACAACAACTCGGGGACAGGCTATATCCAaaa GTTTATGCATTGCAACCCGCATTAGCTGCTAAAATAACTGGTATGCTGTTAGAGTTGTCCCCTGCACAGCTGTTGATGTTACTAGCTTCAGAAGACGCTCTGCGGCAAAAAGTAGAGGAAGCATTTGAATTAATCCGTAGTCATAGTCAGGAGTCAGCAAGGGAAGCGCTGTTGGATCTCGATGTATTCAGCTTGATCGCACGTTGTGGGGCTAATAAGAAAAAGATTGAGAACAGTATTTTGGATGATACCGAAGACAATGCTCCACTTTTCTATTCCCCGGGAAAGAGAGGTTTTTACACTCCACGACAGGGAAGAGCCAGTTACGAGCGATTGAACGCATTCAGAAATGTGGGCAG ACTTATAGGATTGTGTCTTTTGCAAAACGAGTTGTGCCCAATATTTTTGAATCGTCatgtaataaaatacattttggGAAGACCGATCCGTTTCCACGATCTTGCATTTTTTGACTCTGTAATTTATGAAAGCTTAAGGCAACTCGTTATTGATTCCGAAACCAAGGATAGTAACAGTCTATTCTCTGCTCTTGATCTTACATTCAG TATTGATTTGTGTCCCGAAGAAGGAGGTGGATCGATTGAACTTATTTCTAACGGACGTGATATAGAAGTGACAGCAAGTAATGTTTACGATTATGTACGCAAATATGCGGAAGTTCGTATGATTAAGGTACAAGAGAAAGCTTTGCATGCTATGAGAGAAGGAGTGTTTGACGTGCTACCCGAAGGAGCACTCGATGGTTTAACATCGGAAGACTTAAGGCTCCTGTTAAATGGGGTCGGTGATATTAACGTTTCCGTTTTGATATCGTATACTTCCTTCAACGACGAATCAGGAGAACCTGCCGATAGATTAGCTAAATTTAAACGCTGGTTGTGGTCTATTGTTGAGAAAATGTCTCATTCAGAACGACAAGACTTG GTATATTTCTGGACAGGATCTCCGGCACTACCAGCAAGTGAAGATGGTTTTCAACCAATGCCAAGTGTGACATTACGACCAGCAGATGATCATCTACCAACTGCAAATACATGTATTTCCCGACTATATCTTCCATTGTACAGCTCTCGTCACATATTAAGACATAAACTACTACTTGCTATTCAGACAAAGAATTTCGGATTTGTATGA